CTGCTGTTCAGCTGCATGCCGGTATTCATCCTGATTTTTTCCGCGCTGTTCCTGCGCGAGCGCATCTACCTTTCCCAAGTGGTCGGTATCGGCATCGGTTTCGGCAGTCTCTACATGATCATCAAGAGCCAGGGCCTGCACCTGGACCATGCCGAGTTCTTCGGCGTACTGGCGATCCTGACGGCCGCGATCATGCATGCCTTGTGCTACGTGATCACCAAGCAGAAAGGCAGCGCCATCAGCGTGATTACCTACAACACCCTGCCCATCGGCATTGCCGGCCTGATGCTGTTCGTCGCCGGCCTGTGGTTCGAAGCGCCCGCCTTCGCAGACATCACCCTGCGTTCCTGGAGCGCGCTGTTCTACCTGGGGCTGGTGGCCTCGGTGGGCGGGTTCATCGTGTATTTCATGCTGCTCAAGCGCTTGAGCCCGATCATCCTGTCGTTCGTGTTCATCATCTTCCCGGTGTTCGCGGTGATCATCGGCGCCTGGTACGAAGGCCTATCAATTTCCCGCGACCTGATGCTGTACTCGGCCATCCTGCTGGCCGGTTTTGCCATCACCAAGTTGCCGGTTGAAAAACTCCTGGCCAAGAAAAATTGACCCTTCCGACTATCCAACAGCAACGCGAGAGAAACATGGACGTGCTCCGCCCTACCGCCCTGGAACAGATCTACGCCCACGCCAGCCGCAGCTATCCCGAGGAATGCTGTGGTTTCGTCTTCGCCGACGGCAGTGTGTACCTGGGCAGCAACATCCAGAATGAGCTGCACCGCAAGAACCCGCAGATGTACCCGCGCAGCGCGGCCAACGGCTACACCTTCTCGGTGGCCGATACCCTGCTGCTGAACAAGGCGTTTCGCAGCGACAACCCGGTGGTGGTGATCTACCACTCCCATCCGGATGTCGGTGCCTACTTCAGCGACGAAGACCAGGACAAGGCGCTGTTCATGGGCGAACCGATCTACCCCGTCAGCTACCTGGTCGTCGACGTCCGCCAGGGCCAGGCCCTCGGCGCCAAGCTGTTTGCCTGGGATGGCAAGCATTTCGCCCTTAAACCTTTCAACGACCTGCACACGGAGTTGTCCATGAACGCTGTTTCTTTCCCCGACATTCTGGTTCGTGTGGCCAAGCTGCCGGAATCGACCCTCGAGGGCACCGGATCGACATTGCGCGAAGTCATTGAAAACCTCTGCACCGGCCACCCGCAACTGCGCCCGCATCTGTTCCACGAAAACAACAACCAGCTCAAGGAACACTTCCTGTTTACCGCTGGCGAAGAGCTGGTCAATGCCGATGAACCATTGCCGGAAAACGCCCGGATCGAAGTGCTGCTGGCCACGTCCGGCGGCATGGATGTCGATAGCCTGAGCAATGAAGAAGTACAACGTTATGTGCGCCACATCACCCTGCCGGGCGTCGGTCGCGCAGGCCAACTGAACCTGAAGAAAGCCAAGGTACTGATCATCGGCACCGGCGGCCTGGGTTCGCCCATCAGCCTGTACCTGGCCGCAGCCGGCATCGGCACCCTGGGCCTGGTGGACTTCGACGTGGTGGAAAGCAGCAACCTGCAACGCCAGATCGTGCATGGCAACAGTACGTTGGGCATGCCCAAGGTCGAATCCGCCAAGCAGCGCCTGCAGGACCTCAACCGCCATATCCGGATCAACGCCCACGACACCGCCCTGACGGCCGACAACGCCCTGGAGCTGGTGGGCGCCTACGACCTGGTGATCGACGGTACCGACAATTTCGACACCCGCTACCTCGTCAACGATGCCTGTGTGCAGCTGGGCAAGCCCTTGGTGTACGGCGCCATCTACCGCTTCGACGGGCAGATCAGCGTGCTCAACCATAAAGGTGGGCCGTGCTACCGCTGCCTGTTTCCCAGCGCGCCGCCCGCCGAACTGGCACCCAACTGCAGCGCCGGAGGCGTGATCGGCGTGTTGCCCGGTGTGGTCGGGATGATCCAGGCGACCGAGGCCATCAAGCTATTGATCGGCATCGGCGAACCGTTGTCCGGCCGCTTGATGCGTTTTGATGCGCTGGCCATGAAGTTCAGCGAGATCCGCTTCAAGCGTCGCGCCGATTGCCCATGCTGTTCGCCGTCACGCCACACCCAACCCCAGGCGCCCGCCGTCTGCGCGGATGCCGTACCGGCCCAACCGTCCCTGGCCGCAGAACGCTACATCAAGCCTCGGGTCCTCAAGCAACTGCTCGAACACCCAAGCAGTGCCGATGTGCTGCTGGACGTGCGCGACGCCAGCGAACTGGAGGTGTGCCAGTTGCCGGGCGTGGTGCATATCCCCCTGGCTGAATTGGACGGGCAACTCGACCGCCTCAGCCGGGACAATACTCACTACCTGATCTGCTACGCCGGGACCCGCGCCGAGCAAGCCGCCAGCACCTTGCTGGCCGCCGGCTTCGCCAACACCAAAGTCCTGCAGGGCGGCATGAAACATTGGGTTCGCGACGTCGAACCCGACATGCCGTTGTATTGAGCAGAGGATTTAAGTGATGTTGCATAACTCCATTCTCGACGTGATCGGCCACACCCCCATCGTGCGCCTGGCACAGTTTTCCGAAGACCTCGGCATCGAGGTCTACGCCAAGCTGGAATCACTCAACCCCGGCGGCAGCCACAAGGCGCGCATCGCCTTGGGCATGATCCTCGATGCCGAGCGCCGCGGCGTGCTGATCCGCGATTCCGGGCAAACCATCATCGAGCCCAGCGGCGGCAACACCGGCATTGGCCTGGTGATGGCTGGCAATGTGCTGGGCTACAAGGTCGTGCTGGTAATCCCCGACAACTACAGCCCGGAAAAACAGAAGTTGCTGCGCCTGTACGGCGCCAAGGTGGTGCTGTCGGACAGCCGCCTGGGCAATAATTCCCACGGCGAAAAGTGCATGGAACTGCAGTTGGAAAACCCCAGCTACGTGATGCTCAACCAACAGCGCAACGGCGCCAACCCACAGACCCATCGCGACACCACCGCGCCGGAAATCCTGCGCGATTTCGGTGATTTGCGTGCTGACTACTTCGTCAGCGGCATCGGCACCGGCGGGCATATCACCGGCATCGGCGAAACCCTCAAGGCCGCCTGGCCGCAACTGCGCGTGCTGGGCGTGGAGCCGGAAGAATGCGACCTGCTCAAAGACCAGCACGCGCCGCATCATATCCAGGGCCTGTCGATCGGCCTGATCCCGAGCATCCTCAATCTGGCGGTGATCGACGGCATGCTCAAGGTCTCACGCCAGGACTGCATCGACATGATGAAACGTATCATGCGCACCGACGCCATCAGCCTGGGTCTGTCTTCCGCCGCCAACATGGCGGCCATCGCCCAACTTGCCCCCGAACTGCCGCCCGAAACGGTGGTACTGACCCTGGTTTACGACAATGCCGACAGCTACCTGCCCAGTTTCGAATAACCGGTTTTCCAACCATCCAGAACGCAGGGGGGCCTCCATGGGCGGCTTTATCGACATGCAACAGCTGCACGATGAGTTGCTGACCCACCTCATCAAGACCCTCACGCCCGAACAAATGAAACAGCTGGAACCGCACCTGGCATCGCTGATCCAGAATGCCGCCCAGGCAGTGGCCGAGGACCTGATCGCCTATGCCTACCGCGATCCAGCCTCCCGCGGGCGCGGCGAACTGATCCTGGAGTCCTACGCCTCGTTCAAGGCGGTGCTGTATTACCGCCTGGCGCATCAGGTATGGCATTTTCCGGACCAGACCAACGGCGTGTTTTCCCGCATCGCCCTCAAGCTCAGCAACCAGGGCAAGGTGCTGTCCGGCGCCGAGATCCACCCGGCGGCGCGTATCGGT
Above is a genomic segment from Pseudomonas azadiae containing:
- a CDS encoding DMT family transporter codes for the protein MAGLVTSLMFLIVCLSWGTTWLGIKIAVESVPPLTSAGLRFLIAFPLFLCFAMVRREPILFPRESRWFFVFVTLSYFSVPYYLLNYGEMHVSSGLTALLFSCMPVFILIFSALFLRERIYLSQVVGIGIGFGSLYMIIKSQGLHLDHAEFFGVLAILTAAIMHALCYVITKQKGSAISVITYNTLPIGIAGLMLFVAGLWFEAPAFADITLRSWSALFYLGLVASVGGFIVYFMLLKRLSPIILSFVFIIFPVFAVIIGAWYEGLSISRDLMLYSAILLAGFAITKLPVEKLLAKKN
- the moeB gene encoding molybdopterin-synthase adenylyltransferase MoeB; its protein translation is MDVLRPTALEQIYAHASRSYPEECCGFVFADGSVYLGSNIQNELHRKNPQMYPRSAANGYTFSVADTLLLNKAFRSDNPVVVIYHSHPDVGAYFSDEDQDKALFMGEPIYPVSYLVVDVRQGQALGAKLFAWDGKHFALKPFNDLHTELSMNAVSFPDILVRVAKLPESTLEGTGSTLREVIENLCTGHPQLRPHLFHENNNQLKEHFLFTAGEELVNADEPLPENARIEVLLATSGGMDVDSLSNEEVQRYVRHITLPGVGRAGQLNLKKAKVLIIGTGGLGSPISLYLAAAGIGTLGLVDFDVVESSNLQRQIVHGNSTLGMPKVESAKQRLQDLNRHIRINAHDTALTADNALELVGAYDLVIDGTDNFDTRYLVNDACVQLGKPLVYGAIYRFDGQISVLNHKGGPCYRCLFPSAPPAELAPNCSAGGVIGVLPGVVGMIQATEAIKLLIGIGEPLSGRLMRFDALAMKFSEIRFKRRADCPCCSPSRHTQPQAPAVCADAVPAQPSLAAERYIKPRVLKQLLEHPSSADVLLDVRDASELEVCQLPGVVHIPLAELDGQLDRLSRDNTHYLICYAGTRAEQAASTLLAAGFANTKVLQGGMKHWVRDVEPDMPLY
- a CDS encoding PLP-dependent cysteine synthase family protein — encoded protein: MLHNSILDVIGHTPIVRLAQFSEDLGIEVYAKLESLNPGGSHKARIALGMILDAERRGVLIRDSGQTIIEPSGGNTGIGLVMAGNVLGYKVVLVIPDNYSPEKQKLLRLYGAKVVLSDSRLGNNSHGEKCMELQLENPSYVMLNQQRNGANPQTHRDTTAPEILRDFGDLRADYFVSGIGTGGHITGIGETLKAAWPQLRVLGVEPEECDLLKDQHAPHHIQGLSIGLIPSILNLAVIDGMLKVSRQDCIDMMKRIMRTDAISLGLSSAANMAAIAQLAPELPPETVVLTLVYDNADSYLPSFE